A stretch of the Sulfurimonas sp. HSL3-1 genome encodes the following:
- a CDS encoding CHAD domain-containing protein: MESALLKSYLIRQLQTASEQLPLVGPAADIEALHRFRVALRRFRSVLSAYTHHLYAPDAIAKSMLKVTNPLRETDVFLDALSSESYPNLHAALTRYREKQYKKRWPPETPRRFAQTIDLLIADVQALKLDQRKGRLIRRGEAIYEKAKTARRALGEDSKEEEIHEIRLRYKQARYVLEFLDEAGLVDAKRKIKNAKKHLEHFGAIQDAANQLAWLHRFCDKHPSQECAALYEARKKALRKLKKAFEL; encoded by the coding sequence ATGGAAAGCGCGCTTTTAAAATCGTACCTGATCCGGCAGCTCCAAACCGCCAGCGAGCAGCTCCCCCTTGTCGGTCCTGCTGCCGATATCGAGGCCCTGCACCGCTTTCGGGTCGCCCTTCGACGGTTCCGCTCCGTCCTTTCGGCTTACACCCATCATCTTTACGCCCCGGACGCTATTGCCAAATCGATGCTCAAAGTCACCAATCCCCTGCGCGAGACCGATGTCTTTCTGGACGCGCTCTCTTCTGAATCCTATCCGAACCTGCATGCGGCCCTGACCCGCTACCGGGAAAAACAGTATAAAAAGCGGTGGCCCCCCGAAACGCCGCGGCGTTTCGCCCAAACGATCGATCTGCTGATCGCCGATGTCCAAGCCCTGAAACTGGACCAGCGAAAAGGGAGGCTGATTCGCCGGGGCGAGGCCATTTACGAAAAGGCAAAAACAGCGCGGCGGGCTCTCGGAGAGGATTCAAAAGAGGAAGAGATCCATGAGATCCGTCTGCGTTACAAACAGGCGCGCTACGTCCTGGAGTTCCTGGACGAAGCCGGCCTCGTCGATGCCAAACGCAAGATCAAAAACGCCAAGAAACACCTGGAACATTTCGGCGCCATCCAGGATGCGGCCAACCAGCTGGCATGGCTGCACCGTTTCTGCGACAAACACCCCTCCCAGGAGTGCGCTGCGCTATACGAAGCACGAAAAAAAGCTCTCCGAAAACTCAAAAAGGCTTTCGAACTCTGA
- a CDS encoding endonuclease/exonuclease/phosphatase family protein: protein MIKFLAALLLPLLLFAGEPMRIATYNVENLFDLERSGNEYAEYIPDTPWQWNEKNYRKKLNHIARVIAEIKPDVIGLQEIESDRALRDLQVAVKRAGWYLPHRAIADAKPSVVKTALLSRLPVKVKREIAVANGNRIRNILEVRLETGGEPLYVFVNHWKSKSGPESLRILSAKALKARLDALGSVSYVLLGDFNADYDEKHLFARKRKHNDTDGITGINDVLMTMRDEKGITLEELARCPSCAYDLWYELPALQRWSHSFYGQNEALDHIIISPALADHKGNEYVRGSFACFKPEYLVTNKGAPNRWQRSRTYPKHHIGKGYSDHLPIYADFILK from the coding sequence GTGATCAAATTCCTCGCGGCACTGCTGCTGCCGCTGCTGCTGTTTGCAGGAGAGCCCATGCGCATCGCAACCTATAACGTCGAGAACCTCTTTGACCTCGAACGCAGCGGCAACGAGTACGCCGAGTATATCCCCGACACACCCTGGCAGTGGAACGAAAAGAACTACCGCAAAAAACTCAACCATATCGCCCGCGTCATCGCCGAGATAAAACCCGACGTCATCGGCCTCCAGGAGATCGAATCGGACCGGGCCCTGCGCGATCTGCAGGTGGCGGTCAAACGCGCCGGGTGGTACCTGCCCCACCGCGCCATTGCCGACGCCAAACCGAGCGTCGTCAAAACGGCGCTGCTCTCGCGCCTTCCCGTCAAGGTCAAACGTGAAATCGCCGTCGCCAACGGCAACCGGATCCGCAACATCCTCGAGGTGCGCCTTGAGACCGGCGGCGAACCGCTCTACGTCTTCGTCAACCATTGGAAAAGCAAATCGGGCCCCGAAAGCCTGCGCATACTCTCGGCCAAAGCCCTGAAAGCGCGGCTCGATGCGCTGGGAAGCGTTTCATACGTCCTGCTGGGGGACTTCAACGCCGACTACGACGAAAAGCACCTGTTCGCCCGCAAGCGCAAGCATAACGACACCGACGGGATCACCGGCATCAACGACGTGCTGATGACCATGCGCGACGAGAAAGGGATCACCCTGGAGGAGTTGGCCCGCTGCCCCTCCTGCGCCTACGACCTCTGGTACGAATTGCCGGCACTGCAGCGCTGGAGCCACAGCTTCTACGGCCAGAATGAGGCCCTGGACCATATCATCATCTCCCCCGCCCTCGCCGACCATAAAGGTAATGAGTATGTCAGGGGAAGTTTCGCGTGCTTCAAGCCGGAGTACCTTGTGACGAACAAAGGGGCGCCCAACCGCTGGCAGCGCAGCCGCACCTACCCCAAACACCACATCGGAAAGGGGTACTCCGACCACCTTCCGATCTACGCCGATTTCATTTTGAAGTGA
- a CDS encoding M3 family metallopeptidase, translating to MSKAPFLPFEVNLETFIDDLQRTLDEGRSQIAALLAIEEKSYANFVKPFEMLDERLEHFFTPMSHLHSVNNSDKTQEVYTAALPLLTEYGTEIGQNLEIYTAFKAIKANAYDLLSPEQQRVIDLNIQGFELSGAHLDEASKKRLAEISLRRSELSNTFTQNLLDATNAFEYVITDPADVEGMPKSDIESAAFETEEGKTAWKFTLQMPSYIAYMTYGPNREIREALYKGYTTRAPENAEIIEETLALRKEASRLIGFETYAERSLATKMAKDPDTVLAFLNELADASMAQGQRELAELREFAGAAELQSYDSAFFGEQLKKSRYDIDEEEYRPYFEQNSVVEGLFEFLHRLFGVSIRPAEGVALWHETATAHDLYVDGQLRARLYLDLEARPSKRGGAWMHNWQSHCLDEEGNEQLASAFIVCNFPPSSASTPSLLRHDDVVTLFHETGHAIHHLLSTVNENGVSGVNGVEWDAVEFPSQFLENFAYEPQVLKLFAKHHESGDVISDLMIDKLVRAKNFQSAMSMLRQLEFAIFDFTLHMEETPDVQAVLDAVRERTALLTPPSYNKFQNGFSHIFAGGYAAGYYSYKWAEVLSADAFFAIVDQGVFDTALGRSYLDIVLGRGGSESMRVLFYKLMEREPETQSLLRLSGIEA from the coding sequence ATGAGCAAAGCACCTTTTTTACCCTTTGAGGTCAACCTGGAGACTTTCATCGACGATCTGCAACGCACCCTGGACGAAGGACGCAGCCAGATCGCAGCCCTTCTCGCCATCGAGGAAAAGAGCTATGCCAATTTCGTCAAACCCTTCGAGATGCTCGACGAGCGGCTTGAGCACTTCTTCACGCCGATGTCGCACCTGCACTCCGTCAACAACAGCGACAAGACCCAGGAGGTCTACACCGCCGCCCTGCCGCTGCTGACGGAGTACGGCACCGAGATCGGGCAGAACCTCGAGATCTATACGGCTTTCAAAGCGATCAAGGCCAACGCATACGACCTGCTCTCCCCCGAACAGCAGCGCGTCATCGACCTCAACATCCAGGGATTCGAGCTGAGCGGCGCCCACCTGGACGAGGCTAGCAAAAAACGCCTGGCTGAGATCAGCCTGCGCCGAAGCGAACTCTCCAACACCTTTACCCAGAACCTGCTCGACGCCACCAACGCCTTCGAATACGTCATCACCGACCCCGCCGACGTCGAGGGGATGCCCAAGAGCGACATTGAGAGCGCCGCGTTTGAAACCGAAGAGGGCAAGACGGCATGGAAGTTCACCCTGCAGATGCCCTCCTACATCGCCTACATGACCTACGGTCCCAACCGCGAGATCCGCGAAGCGCTTTACAAGGGCTATACGACCCGCGCCCCCGAGAATGCCGAAATCATCGAGGAGACCCTTGCCCTGCGCAAAGAGGCCTCCCGCCTGATCGGCTTCGAGACCTACGCCGAGCGCTCCCTGGCAACGAAGATGGCGAAGGACCCCGACACCGTCCTGGCCTTCCTGAACGAACTGGCCGACGCCTCCATGGCCCAGGGGCAGCGCGAACTCGCCGAACTGCGCGAATTCGCCGGTGCGGCGGAGTTGCAGAGCTATGACAGTGCCTTCTTCGGCGAACAGCTCAAGAAGAGCCGCTACGACATCGACGAGGAGGAGTACCGCCCCTACTTCGAACAGAACTCCGTCGTCGAAGGGCTTTTCGAATTCCTCCACCGCCTCTTCGGCGTCAGCATCCGCCCGGCCGAAGGGGTTGCACTCTGGCATGAGACGGCGACGGCCCACGACCTTTACGTCGACGGCCAGCTGCGTGCCCGCCTCTACCTCGATCTCGAGGCGCGCCCGAGCAAACGCGGCGGGGCATGGATGCATAACTGGCAGAGCCACTGCCTCGACGAAGAGGGCAATGAGCAGCTCGCCTCCGCCTTTATTGTCTGCAACTTCCCGCCCTCAAGTGCTTCGACTCCCTCCCTGCTGCGCCACGACGACGTCGTCACCCTCTTCCACGAGACGGGACACGCCATCCACCATCTCCTCAGCACCGTCAACGAGAACGGGGTCAGCGGGGTCAACGGGGTCGAGTGGGACGCCGTGGAGTTCCCCTCGCAGTTCCTGGAAAACTTTGCCTACGAGCCGCAGGTACTGAAGCTCTTTGCCAAACACCATGAGAGCGGCGACGTCATCAGCGACCTGATGATCGACAAACTGGTCCGTGCCAAGAACTTCCAGTCGGCGATGAGCATGCTCCGCCAGCTGGAGTTCGCCATTTTCGACTTCACCCTCCACATGGAGGAGACTCCGGACGTCCAGGCGGTCCTCGACGCCGTGCGCGAACGTACCGCCCTGCTCACGCCCCCGTCGTACAACAAGTTCCAAAACGGCTTCTCCCACATCTTCGCCGGCGGATACGCGGCGGGATACTACAGCTACAAATGGGCGGAGGTCCTCAGCGCCGACGCCTTCTTCGCCATCGTTGACCAGGGGGTCTTCGATACCGCCCTGGGGCGCAGCTACCTTGACATCGTTCTGGGACGCGGCGGTTCCGAGAGCATGCGGGTGCTTTTCTACAAGCTGATGGAACGCGAACCCGAAACGCAGAGCCTCCTGCGCCTGAGCGGCATTGAGGCGTGA
- a CDS encoding YceI family protein: protein MMKKIALSVLVAATVAMADCSYSKSGDVSVNWTAFKTPMKKGVGGTFRSIVYKGTEKGASLTQLLKGAKVMIQTNNVDSGNTGRDAKLVQFFFNQMDGQMLEAQILDMDEEAKVILVEVIMNGKGLNVPMAYSYEKGVFTAGGVIDLGDFKALDALTSINRACYDLHAGKTWQDVNIGFSVKVEESCTK from the coding sequence ATGATGAAAAAGATTGCATTATCGGTTCTCGTTGCCGCCACCGTCGCGATGGCCGACTGCAGCTACAGCAAGAGCGGCGACGTCAGCGTCAACTGGACGGCGTTCAAGACGCCGATGAAAAAAGGGGTGGGCGGGACCTTCCGTTCCATCGTCTACAAAGGCACCGAGAAAGGCGCGTCGCTGACGCAGCTGCTCAAAGGCGCCAAGGTGATGATCCAGACGAACAATGTCGATTCGGGCAATACCGGACGCGACGCGAAGCTGGTGCAGTTCTTCTTCAACCAGATGGACGGACAGATGCTTGAAGCGCAGATCCTCGATATGGATGAAGAAGCCAAAGTCATCCTGGTGGAAGTCATCATGAACGGCAAGGGCCTCAACGTGCCGATGGCCTACAGCTATGAGAAGGGCGTCTTCACTGCCGGCGGGGTGATCGACCTTGGCGACTTCAAAGCCCTCGACGCGCTGACCTCGATCAACCGCGCCTGCTATGACCTGCATGCCGGCAAAACCTGGCAGGACGTTAATATCGGCTTCAGTGTGAAGGTCGAGGAGAGCTGTACGAAATGA
- a CDS encoding DUF502 domain-containing protein, which yields MIAAAVKKMIRFLFVGALSFFPLVVVLLVVNFLKNIGLSAYFRLNTLTDSTGATVLLMLGVLSALILLGWTIERYGRSVLLSAIDRMFEKIPAVNTIYSVSRKISNMLTGKDDSGKKEVVLVEYPKDGVWVPAYVLNRHNGICVLFVPTSPNPTSGYTVLVKDELTVPVSLTLEEASSFIISMGADFVKRDEVTDKIHGAGVTPRS from the coding sequence ATGATCGCCGCCGCCGTCAAGAAAATGATCCGCTTCCTCTTCGTGGGGGCGCTCTCATTCTTTCCGCTGGTGGTGGTGCTCCTCGTTGTCAATTTCCTTAAAAACATCGGGCTCAGCGCCTATTTCCGCCTCAATACCCTGACCGATTCTACCGGCGCGACGGTCCTGCTGATGCTCGGGGTGTTGTCGGCGCTGATCCTGCTGGGATGGACCATCGAACGCTACGGCCGCTCCGTTCTGCTCTCGGCGATCGACCGGATGTTCGAGAAAATCCCCGCGGTCAATACGATCTACTCCGTTTCCCGGAAAATCTCCAATATGCTCACCGGCAAGGATGATTCGGGCAAGAAAGAGGTTGTGCTCGTCGAATACCCCAAAGACGGCGTCTGGGTGCCGGCCTATGTCCTCAACCGCCATAACGGTATCTGCGTCCTCTTCGTGCCGACGTCGCCGAACCCCACCAGCGGCTACACGGTTCTGGTCAAGGATGAGCTCACCGTTCCGGTATCGCTGACATTGGAGGAGGCCTCCTCCTTTATTATCAGCATGGGGGCGGACTTTGTCAAACGCGACGAAGTGACGGATAAGATTCACGGGGCGGGCGTTACGCCTCGTTCTTGA
- a CDS encoding CYTH domain-containing protein encodes MAIEIERKFLIDPALLPKLPAPFVITQGYIPAEGVTVRVRTKNAKAFLTLKGKREGIVRSEFEYEVPVDDAFAMLQELCPAPLIEKKRYEILYEGHLWEVDIFEGENAGLYLAEIELESADETFAMPPWVTREVTDDRRYYNSNLRTLPYVRFKNEA; translated from the coding sequence ATGGCCATCGAAATCGAACGCAAATTTCTCATCGACCCCGCGCTGCTTCCCAAGCTGCCCGCACCCTTTGTCATCACACAAGGGTACATCCCCGCCGAAGGTGTGACCGTCAGGGTTCGTACAAAGAACGCGAAAGCGTTCCTGACCCTCAAAGGCAAAAGAGAGGGCATCGTTCGGAGCGAATTCGAATACGAGGTCCCCGTTGATGATGCCTTCGCGATGCTGCAAGAACTCTGTCCCGCGCCGCTGATCGAAAAAAAACGCTACGAGATCCTCTACGAGGGGCATCTGTGGGAGGTCGATATCTTCGAGGGGGAAAACGCGGGGCTCTATCTGGCAGAGATCGAACTGGAAAGCGCGGACGAGACCTTCGCGATGCCGCCCTGGGTGACCCGCGAGGTCACCGACGACAGGCGCTACTACAACTCCAACCTGCGCACCCTCCCCTACGTGCGCTTCAAGAACGAGGCGTAA
- a CDS encoding DUF4136 domain-containing protein, producing MFIRIFSVALLLLLAGCSSLQVQSDYDPKFDFTPLERFAVVYPRKEGVTTLTQSRIAEAITAGMTRKGYTAVAKEQADFILIFHTDVTTRREVTTDFQMVGFFPYYGYGYGASMTVPIQREYEYDEAQIIIDALNPDGNKIFWRAATTDRLKSFDTPEERTVYINELVAESLKTFPQKRKAP from the coding sequence ATGTTCATCCGTATATTCTCGGTCGCACTGCTGTTGCTGCTTGCGGGATGCTCCAGCCTGCAGGTTCAGAGCGATTACGATCCCAAGTTCGATTTCACCCCCCTGGAACGCTTTGCCGTCGTCTATCCCCGTAAAGAGGGGGTAACGACCCTCACGCAAAGCCGTATCGCCGAAGCGATTACCGCCGGTATGACCCGCAAGGGCTATACAGCCGTCGCCAAGGAGCAGGCGGATTTCATCCTCATTTTCCATACCGATGTGACCACCAGAAGAGAGGTCACGACCGATTTCCAGATGGTCGGCTTCTTCCCCTATTACGGCTACGGGTACGGGGCGTCCATGACGGTGCCGATCCAGCGCGAGTACGAATATGACGAGGCCCAGATCATCATTGACGCGCTCAACCCCGACGGGAACAAGATCTTCTGGCGGGCCGCCACGACCGACCGTCTCAAGAGTTTCGACACCCCCGAAGAGCGGACGGTCTACATTAACGAGCTCGTCGCCGAGAGCCTCAAAACGTTCCCCCAAAAGCGTAAAGCGCCCTGA
- a CDS encoding fatty acid cis/trans isomerase: protein MKPLLYSSIILLFLALGGCAPKPVPPVAVAVSERTIDYTKEVRPILDRRCVVCHSCYNAPCQLKLSAFEGLARGATKMAVYDAERLGAAHPTRLFVDADTADQWHDRYDFYSVTANAASGRFNDSTLISLLEAKRQLPHSAGEYRPESDELTCPKDHDELEEYLDEYPERGMPYGFPPLTNAEMTTLAQWAQQGAKGPGSAEQRRMNAPAETDRSALETWERFLNMPDAKHAMTARYLYEHLYLAHIRFATPDGAFYELVRSKTAAPAAIKIIPTIRPYDDPGKGAFYYRFRRITSTLVHKTHMVFTLDAAQLARVEKHFIEAPWNETPHLMGYGAKQSANPFATFAQIPAAARYAFLLDNSEYIVRTFIRGPVCKGQVALNVINDHFWVMFLDPKYDLSLHYPNLLRFNEKQLSVPDEQGSDFPAYRFLSDKYIKRAVDYYKARADFYSLIYTEGLGYDAIWKGEEADDAPLLTVYRHFDSASVHKGALGDLPKTLWVIDYPLFERIYYALVAGFDVFGNVGHQTNVRRYMDRLRVEGESNYIDFMPADVRHKLFDAWNKNLNLLVENKLFYRPARMPTAVAFKTNDPKREFVEHIVDHELLGETDISFDPVNYFHVGDAHPPLPEQYRTRGDYIQAFRAVSKPGTAFVRTIDGQQSNLAYVRVRMPEGEEDILFSVVVNRWHDNVAFMFDEKGRLDPSRDSADFIFDFIGSYPNMLLELDAEEAPAFFDMLAHYKDTPEYRRRFFHFGITRDNPRFWEAYDWFQKRFEAMHPVDAGLFDLNRYYYLSRSHGKKEGEE, encoded by the coding sequence ATGAAACCGTTACTCTACTCTTCGATCATCCTGCTGTTTTTGGCGTTGGGCGGCTGTGCCCCGAAACCCGTTCCCCCTGTTGCCGTTGCCGTTTCAGAGCGCACCATCGACTACACCAAAGAGGTTCGCCCCATTCTTGACCGCCGCTGCGTGGTCTGTCATTCGTGTTACAACGCCCCCTGCCAGCTGAAACTCAGCGCCTTCGAAGGGCTTGCACGCGGAGCGACGAAGATGGCCGTTTACGACGCCGAAAGGCTCGGCGCCGCCCATCCGACCCGCCTCTTCGTCGATGCAGACACTGCCGATCAGTGGCACGACAGGTACGACTTCTACTCGGTGACGGCCAACGCCGCTTCGGGCCGTTTCAACGACTCTACGCTGATCAGCCTGCTGGAGGCCAAGCGGCAACTGCCCCATAGCGCCGGGGAGTACCGGCCGGAATCCGACGAACTCACCTGTCCGAAGGACCATGACGAACTTGAAGAGTACCTGGATGAATACCCGGAGCGCGGGATGCCCTACGGCTTCCCACCACTGACGAATGCAGAGATGACGACGCTGGCCCAGTGGGCGCAGCAGGGCGCCAAGGGACCGGGCAGCGCGGAGCAGCGGCGGATGAACGCCCCCGCGGAAACCGACAGGAGCGCGCTGGAAACCTGGGAACGTTTCCTGAACATGCCGGATGCCAAACACGCCATGACGGCCCGTTACCTCTATGAACACCTCTACCTGGCCCATATCCGTTTCGCGACCCCGGACGGCGCTTTTTATGAACTGGTGCGCTCCAAAACGGCTGCGCCGGCTGCGATCAAGATCATTCCGACGATAAGGCCCTACGACGATCCGGGCAAGGGTGCGTTTTATTACCGGTTCCGCCGGATCACATCGACGCTGGTACACAAAACGCACATGGTGTTTACGCTCGATGCGGCCCAACTGGCACGCGTCGAAAAGCATTTTATCGAGGCCCCCTGGAACGAGACGCCGCACCTGATGGGGTACGGGGCGAAACAGTCGGCCAACCCCTTCGCGACCTTCGCCCAGATCCCCGCCGCGGCGCGCTACGCCTTTTTGCTTGACAACAGCGAATACATCGTCCGCACCTTTATCCGCGGTCCGGTCTGCAAGGGGCAGGTGGCGCTGAACGTGATCAACGATCATTTCTGGGTCATGTTCCTCGACCCCAAATATGATTTGAGTCTGCACTACCCGAACCTGCTGCGCTTCAACGAGAAACAGCTCTCCGTGCCGGACGAACAGGGGAGCGATTTCCCGGCGTACCGCTTCCTCAGCGACAAGTACATCAAACGCGCCGTCGATTACTATAAAGCCCGGGCGGATTTCTATTCGCTCATCTATACGGAAGGGCTGGGATATGACGCGATCTGGAAGGGAGAAGAGGCCGACGACGCGCCGCTGCTCACGGTCTATCGCCACTTCGACAGCGCCTCGGTCCATAAAGGAGCCCTTGGGGACCTGCCCAAAACCCTCTGGGTCATCGACTATCCGCTTTTCGAGCGCATCTACTACGCCCTGGTCGCGGGGTTCGACGTCTTCGGCAATGTCGGGCACCAGACCAACGTCCGCCGCTATATGGACCGGCTGCGCGTGGAGGGGGAGAGCAACTACATCGACTTTATGCCTGCGGATGTCCGTCACAAGCTCTTCGACGCGTGGAACAAAAATCTCAACCTTCTCGTAGAGAACAAGCTCTTCTACCGTCCGGCGCGCATGCCTACGGCCGTTGCTTTCAAAACAAACGATCCCAAACGCGAATTCGTCGAGCATATTGTCGATCACGAGCTGCTCGGGGAGACGGACATCTCCTTTGACCCGGTGAACTATTTCCACGTGGGGGACGCGCATCCGCCGCTCCCCGAGCAGTACCGGACGCGCGGGGATTATATCCAGGCGTTCCGTGCCGTTTCGAAACCCGGGACGGCCTTTGTCCGTACGATCGACGGGCAGCAGTCGAACCTGGCGTATGTCCGTGTGCGCATGCCCGAGGGGGAGGAGGATATCCTCTTTTCGGTCGTCGTGAACCGTTGGCACGACAACGTCGCTTTCATGTTTGATGAGAAGGGACGTCTCGACCCTTCCAGGGACAGTGCGGATTTCATCTTTGATTTTATCGGTTCGTATCCGAACATGCTGCTCGAGCTGGATGCGGAGGAGGCTCCGGCTTTTTTCGATATGCTCGCACACTACAAGGATACGCCCGAGTATCGCCGCCGCTTCTTTCATTTCGGCATTACCCGGGACAACCCCCGTTTCTGGGAAGCGTATGACTGGTTCCAGAAACGCTTCGAAGCGATGCACCCCGTTGACGCAGGGCTGTTCGACCTGAACCGCTACTACTACCTTTCGCGCTCCCACGGGAAAAAAGAGGGGGAAGAGTAA
- a CDS encoding macro domain-containing protein — protein sequence MAYHVTLRTGNLLNAPASDFIVNPSNTVLTLGSGVSGAFAAACGPALQNAMTRALRETGKLQKGDVVATGGCPRFGSVLHAAVMDYNPGATEALPRLGEITTILHNIQTALASFAALHDKNVTLALPLMGTGVGGLDKRRVLEIYRDFFRSAVDFECEVLLYAHSEGDYMLMQRIFGAERS from the coding sequence ATGGCCTATCACGTAACCCTCAGAACAGGAAACCTCCTGAACGCACCGGCATCGGATTTCATCGTCAATCCGTCCAATACGGTACTGACATTGGGTTCGGGCGTTTCGGGCGCGTTCGCAGCCGCCTGCGGCCCGGCCCTGCAGAACGCAATGACCCGCGCGTTAAGGGAAACGGGAAAGCTGCAGAAAGGGGATGTTGTCGCCACCGGCGGCTGCCCGCGTTTCGGCAGCGTGCTGCATGCCGCTGTCATGGACTACAACCCGGGCGCGACGGAGGCCCTGCCGCGGCTAGGGGAGATCACAACCATCCTCCATAACATTCAGACCGCTCTGGCTTCCTTTGCCGCGCTGCACGACAAGAACGTCACGCTGGCGCTGCCGCTGATGGGCACAGGGGTCGGCGGGCTGGACAAGCGGCGTGTACTGGAGATCTATCGTGATTTTTTCAGGAGTGCTGTAGATTTTGAGTGTGAGGTATTACTGTATGCGCACTCCGAAGGCGACTATATGCTGATGCAGCGCATCTTCGGAGCGGAGCGCTCTTAG
- a CDS encoding EAL domain-containing protein, producing MPIRTIQDKHYKGISELYRKSDGRVTGYYVTYRDEEGKPVKRRVTADDKDEALRKLVDIKDEVDRLKQEKAMSALPLTSEYPGSKHNATAAGAVDVTHEVHSMHDCQKQISAYEGNAVVMLIDIVAFDDIRILYGYENAERMVAELETQVRATLGRFEEDAHFRALGSAPFDFDLYHLYADRLCLFVKNDFSHRLLDFIAEKLHACVSEYAFHVVGGNNIHINVSIGASKADGAVSLMYAEKGLQEAKRLHNSYIFYDSGSAERNTHFSNKTYELLQENIEHKRVTPYLQGIFRNGELTKPEKFESLMRLVDRQGRVLSPAAFLEKSKEYRLYTELMLQMIDKVFDVLAHYDIAVTLNLSYVDINNVLLRERLLERLAKEKRGNRLTVEILESDQIRDLEIVNEFIFRLKKRGVLIAIDDFGSGFSNYDNLLNLEIDYVKLDGSLISNIHDRKHRIILGNMVNICHELGIETVAEYISDRGVLRMAQSIGVDYFQGYHLHKPQQWDEALQSFGYREAAYAS from the coding sequence ATGCCGATTCGGACAATTCAGGACAAACACTACAAAGGGATCAGCGAACTCTACCGTAAGTCTGACGGGAGGGTGACGGGTTACTACGTTACTTACCGCGACGAGGAAGGGAAGCCGGTCAAGCGAAGGGTCACGGCCGATGATAAGGACGAGGCGCTTCGCAAACTGGTCGACATCAAAGATGAAGTTGACCGACTGAAACAGGAGAAGGCGATGAGCGCGCTCCCCCTAACCTCTGAATACCCGGGCTCGAAGCATAACGCGACGGCGGCAGGGGCCGTGGACGTCACGCATGAAGTCCACTCGATGCATGATTGCCAGAAGCAGATCTCCGCGTATGAGGGCAACGCCGTTGTCATGCTGATCGACATTGTCGCTTTCGACGACATCCGTATTCTCTACGGATACGAGAACGCGGAGCGGATGGTGGCGGAGCTTGAAACGCAGGTGCGCGCGACGCTTGGCCGGTTCGAAGAGGACGCCCATTTCCGTGCCCTCGGTTCCGCGCCGTTCGATTTCGACCTCTACCATCTTTATGCCGACCGGCTCTGCCTTTTTGTCAAAAACGACTTTTCGCACCGCCTGCTTGATTTCATTGCCGAAAAACTCCACGCCTGTGTATCGGAATACGCCTTTCATGTCGTAGGGGGGAACAACATCCATATCAATGTCTCAATAGGAGCAAGCAAAGCTGACGGCGCCGTCAGCCTGATGTACGCGGAAAAAGGACTGCAGGAGGCGAAGAGGCTGCACAACAGCTACATCTTCTATGACAGCGGCTCCGCCGAGCGTAACACCCATTTTTCCAATAAAACCTATGAACTGCTTCAGGAGAATATCGAGCACAAAAGGGTGACGCCCTATTTGCAGGGGATCTTCCGTAACGGTGAACTGACGAAACCGGAGAAGTTTGAAAGCCTGATGCGGCTGGTAGACCGGCAGGGGCGGGTGCTTTCGCCGGCGGCTTTCTTGGAGAAGTCCAAAGAATACCGCCTCTACACCGAGCTGATGCTCCAGATGATCGACAAGGTCTTTGACGTGCTGGCGCACTACGACATCGCGGTGACGCTGAACCTCTCTTATGTCGATATCAACAACGTGCTTTTAAGAGAGCGACTGCTTGAGAGGCTGGCGAAGGAGAAGCGCGGCAACAGGCTGACGGTTGAAATCCTCGAGAGCGACCAGATCCGTGACCTGGAAATTGTCAACGAGTTCATTTTCCGGCTGAAAAAGCGCGGTGTTTTGATCGCCATCGATGATTTCGGAAGCGGATTTTCGAACTATGACAACCTGCTGAACCTCGAAATCGATTACGTCAAGCTCGACGGATCGCTGATCTCGAATATTCATGACCGCAAACACCGCATTATCCTCGGCAACATGGTCAATATCTGCCATGAGCTTGGGATCGAGACCGTGGCGGAGTACATCAGCGATAGAGGGGTGCTGCGCATGGCGCAGAGCATCGGTGTGGACTATTTCCAGGGGTACCATCTGCACAAGCCGCAGCAGTGGGATGAGGCGCTGCAGAGCTTTGGTTACAGGGAGGCCGCCTATGCATCATGA